One Zootoca vivipara chromosome 9, rZooViv1.1, whole genome shotgun sequence DNA window includes the following coding sequences:
- the LOC118083720 gene encoding OTU domain-containing protein 4: protein MKNPSGLPPRLHGTRQHHMSCPGIYFQQTSPEHSTPGRNPSQALRRAGRERTEDLEYTNSRDCNYFGLSPEERQEREAIEETHSLYEIQFWDEVAFPALSNPSVSQAATQTTDNTGWRKHRASNGGGGGRRRSSLKEEKGKSKNAEAKEEKECNPGQILIDQNFEPKMSENHGEASRISPPSGHGDSQSPFLEQSFQEHIPGVTPPPSLAFHEMHLPPPVPSVPAVVPAWPNEPTTYGPTGLPPQIPVSSVMPTPVTGLDPTLSPVHVTSSPVTGIPVSLQAVNQPLMPVPQTMNLYQDPLYPGFPLNEKGERVVAPPYSLCSTGEDLPNDKNILRFFFNLGVKAYSCPMWAPHSYLYPLHQACLTACRMYPKVSLAVYSHNPWMQEVSLSQNGNEAARIDGHLPGQNEVGMNGQSPQTDTRPPSVPLFIPAAQVPESQGLVCVESENLGQGLPAEYDESFGGQSMFPQPPFGQNQFLGPVPVAPMYSQLWYGYPVQGYVDNSGVRQVVVPPVDKRADAGLPKESLAAATGYAESFQKARSENSIQGLPLSAATPKSDCNVLNKTSTRVPREKQACPAAPSATQAESLLQNPSTEMQDSRRQVVSTPKRELKNSAFSHKEKNDQASAGLEDCRVQRPREESSEDEHEVCDMLRSGRSKQFYNQTYGGGRRPRGEWGYPLGRGGYNYSRNEETWRGPHSRSRDDGFQYHRNYRGRPYRNDRRRANMGDGYRGQQLP, encoded by the exons ATGAAAAACCCATCAGGGCTGCCTCCTCGACTGCATGGCACAAGGCAGCATCACATGTCCTGCCCTGGGATTTATTTCCAGCAAACTTCTCCTGAACACAGCACTCCAGGCAGAAATCCCTCGCAGGCATTAAG AAGGGCAGGTCGTGAGAGAACAGAAGACTTGGAGTATACGAACAGCAGAGATTGTAACTACTTTGGCCTTTCTCCAGAGGAGCGCCAGGAGAGAGAGGCCATAGAGGAAACACATTCACTTTATGAGATTCAGTTCTGGGATGAAGTAGCCTTTCCTGCGCTTTCG AACCCATCAGTGTCTCAGGCAGCTACTCAAACAACTGATAACACTGGATGGAGAAAACACCGAGCAtctaatggaggaggaggaggaagaagaagaagtagtttgaaagaagagaagggaaaaagCAAAAATGCGGAAGCAAAAGAGGAAAAAG AATGTAACCCTGGGCAGATCCTCATAGATCAGAATTTTGAGCCAAAAATGTCTGAG AACCATGGAGAAGCTTCACGAATATCGCCTCCCTCAGGTCATGGGGATTCGCAATCCCCATTTTTGGAACAA AGCTTCCAGGAACACATACCAGGCGTGACTCCTCCTCCATCTTTGGCCTTTCACGAGATGCATTTGCCTCCTCCAGTGCCTTCTGTGCCAGCTGTTGTGCCAGCTTGGCCAAATGAGCCAACAACCTATGGACCAACAG GTCTTCCACCTCAAATACCCGTGTCCTCGGTGATGCCAACACCAGTGACTGGGCTAGATCCCACTCTGTCCCCAGTCCATGTGACCTCCAGTCCAGTTACTGGCATTCCAGTATCGCTCCAAGCAGTGAACCAGCCTCTAATGCCTGTGCCTCAAACCATGAACCTTTACCAGGACCCACTTTACCCTGGATTCCCTCTAAACGAAAAGGGGGAGCGAGTCGTTGCACCACCTTACTCCTTGTGCAGCACAGGGGAGGATCTTCCCAATG aTAAAAATATCCTCCGATTTTTCTTCAACCTTGGTGTAAAG GCGTACAGTTGCCCCATGTGGGCCCCTCACTCGTATCTGTACCCTCTTCATCAGGCTTGCCTAACAGCCTGCCGAATGTACCCAAAGGTGTCCCTGGCAGTGTATTCCCACAACCCTTGGATGCAAGAGGTTTCTTTATCTCAGAATGGAAATGAAGCTGCCCGAATAGACGGACACTTGCCTGGGCAGAATGAAGTTGGAATGAATGGCCAGAGTCCACAGACTGACACCCGGCCTCCATCTGTGCCCCTCTTCATACCTGCTGCTCAAGTGCCTGAAAGCCAAGGACTTGTCTGTGTAGAGTCTGAGAATCTAGGGCAAGGCCTTCCTGCTGAATACGACGAGTCCTTCGGGGGCCAAAGCATGTTCCCACAACCTCCGTTTGGGCAGAATCAATTTCTAGGACCTGTTCCTGTTGCACCAATGTACTCTCAACTTTGGTATGGGTATCCTGTTCAGGGCTATGTTGACAATTCTGGGGTGAGACAAGTGGTTGTGCCCCCTGTGGACAAGAGAGCTGATGCTGGCTTGCCTAAGGAGAGCCTTGCTGCAGCGACGGGATATGCCGAGTCGTTTCAGAAGGCAAGGAGTGAAAACAGCATCCAAGGCTTACCTCTCTCTGCAGCCACTCCAAAGAGTGACTGTAATGTTCTAAATAAAACCTCAACCAGAGTGCCTAGGGAGAAGCAGGCTTGTCCTGCTGCGCCATCTGCTACACAAGCAGAGTCTCTACTCCAAAACCCATCCACAGAGATGCAGGACAGCAGAAGACAGGTGGTGTCAACACCAAAAAGAGAATTGAAAAACTCTGCTTTTAGCCATAAAGAGAAGAATGACCAAGCCAGTGCAGGCCTGGAGGATTGTCGGGTACAAAGGCCAAGGGAAGAGAGTTCTGAAGATGAGCATGAAGTGTGTGATATGCTGAGGAGTGGCCGGTCAAAACAGTTTTATAACCAAACGTATGGAGGTGGCAGAAGGCCTAGAGGTGAATGGGGCTACCCTCTTGGACGGGGGGGATACAATTACTCAAGAAATGAAGAAACCTGGAGGGGACCACACAGCAGAAGCAGAGATGATGGCTTTCAGTATCATCGCAATTATAGAGGAAGGCCATATCGGAATGACAGAAGAAGAGCAAACATGGGAGATGGCTATCGTGGGCAGCAGCTGCCTTAA